In Salvelinus namaycush isolate Seneca chromosome 37, SaNama_1.0, whole genome shotgun sequence, the following are encoded in one genomic region:
- the LOC120031708 gene encoding potassium-transporting ATPase alpha chain 1-like isoform X1: protein MSKGDSYDMFEMNGEVDVKMKKKKKIKKKDRLEGMKKEMDIDDHEITIEELEMRYTTSVTKGLTSSKAAEVLERDGPNELLPPKGTPEYVKFARQLAGGLQCLMWVAAVICFIAFGIEFSRGTLGCFDDLYLAITLITVVVVTGCFGYYQEFKSTNIIASFKNLVPQQALVIRDGQKNQINAMDLVVGDLVEIKGGDRVPADIRIIFAQGCKVDNSSLTGESEPQSKTPECTHENPLETKNIAFFSTTCLEGVATGTVINTGDRTIIGRIASLASGVGNEKTPIAIEIEHFVDIIAGLAIFFGFTFFVVAMFIGYAFLEAMIFFMAIVVAYVPEGLLATVTVCLSLTAKRLARKNCVVKNLEAVETLGSTSVICSDKTGTLTQNRMTVAHLWFDNVIHAADTTEDQSGQSFDQSSETWRSLARVAGLCNRAIFKPNQESLPIPRRIVVGDASETALLKFTELAIGNMMEYRERFKKVVEVPFNSTNKFQLSVHELEDPMDLRYLLVMKGAPERILERCSTILIKGQEMPLEEQWKEAFQTSYMDLGSLGERVLGFCYIYLNENEFPRGYKFDSDEMNFTTSGLCFAGLISMIDPPRATVPDAVMKCRTAGIRVVMVTGDHPITARAIAANVGIITEGSETVEDIATRKRIPVEQVNRRDARACVISGGQLKDMSSEELDEALRSHPEMVFARTSPQQKLIIVESCQRLGSIVAVTGDGVNDSPALKKADIGIAMGIAGSDAAKNAADMILLDDNFASIVTGVEQGRLIFDNLKKSIAYTLTKNIPELTPYLIYITVSVPLPLGCITILMIELATDIFPSVSLAYEKAESDIMHLKPRNPRKDRLVNESLAAYSYFQIGAIQSFAGFTDYFTAMAQEGWYPLLCVGLRSHWENVHLQDLQDSYGQEWTYAQRLYQQYTCYTVFFISIEICQIADVLIRKTRRLSIFQQGFFRNKVLVSAIVFQLLLGNLLCYCPGMPNIFNFMPIRGQWWFVPIPYGILIFVYDEIRKLGVRRHPGSWWDQELYY from the exons ATGAGTAAAGGG GACTCTTACGACATGTTTGAGATGAATGGAGAAGTGGATGTCAAgatgaagaaaaagaagaagataAAGAAAAAGGATAGGCTAGAGGGCATGAAGAAGGAGATGGACATT GATGACCACGAGATCACAATAGAAGAGCTAGAGATGAGGTATACCACCAGTGTTACCAAG gGCCTGACCTCCAGCAAAGCAGCAGAGGTTCTGGAGCGGGACGGCCCCAACGAACTGCTCCCCCCCAAAGGGACCCCAGAGTACGTCAAGTTTGCCCGCCAGCTGGCCGGAGGGCTGCAGTGTCTGATGTGGGTGGCAGCCGTCATCTGCTTCATTGCTTTCGGCATCGAGTTCTCCAGGGGAACCCTTGGCTGCTTTGACGAT CTGTACCTCGCCATCACTCTGATCACTGTTGTTGTGGTGACTGGCTGTTTCGGTTACTACCAAGAGTTTAAGAGCACCAACATCATCGCCAGCTTCAAAAATCTAGTGCCACAG CAAGCCCTGGTGATCCGTGACGGGCAGAAGAACCAGATCAATGCCATGGACCTGGTGGTGGGAGACCTGGTGGAGATTAAGGGTGGTGACCGCGTGCCTGCTGACATCCGCATCATCTTTGCCCAGGGCTGTAAG GTGGATAACTCATCTCTGACAGGAGAGTCAGAGCCCCAGAGCAAAACCCCGGAGTGTACCCACGAGAACCCCCTAGAGACCAAGAACATCGCCTTCTTCTCCACCACCTGCCTGGAAG GAGTGGCCACAGGAACGGTCATCAACACGGGTGACCGCACCATCATTGGCCGCATTGCCAGCTTGGCGTCAGGCGTAGGCAATGAGAAGACGCCAATTGCCATAGAGATTGAGCACTTTGTTGACATCATTGCTGGGCTGGCCATCTTCTTTGGCTTCACCTTCTTCGTGGTGGCCATGTTTATCGGCTATGCATTCCTGGAGGCTATGATCTTCTTCATGGCCATCGTGGTGGCCTATGTACCTGAGGGGCTGCTGGCTACTGTCACT gtgTGTCTGTCACTGACGGCCAAGCGTCTGGCCAGGAAGAACTGTGTGGTGAAGAACCTGGAGGCTGTGGAGACCCTGGGCTCCACCTCGGTCATCTGCTCTGACAAGACGGGCACTCTGACCCAGAACAGGATGACCGTGGCCCACCTGTGGTTCGACAATGTGATCCATGCCGCAGACACCACAGAGGACCAATCAGGTCAGAGCTTTGACCAATCATCCGAGACATGGCGATCGTTGGCGAGAGTGGCAGGACTCTGTAACCGGGCCATCTTCAAACCCAACCAGGAGTCTCTGCCTATTCCTAGG AGAATAGTGGTGGGCGACGCCTCAGAGACGGCTCTGCTGAAGTTCACTGAGCTGGCCATAGGGAACATGATGGAATACAGGGAACGCTTCAAAAAGGTTGTTGAAGTACCATTCAACTCCACCAACAAGTTCCAG CTGTCAGTGCATGAGTTGGAGGACCCCATGGACCTGCGCTACCTGCTGGTGATGAAGGGGGCGCCAGAGAGGATCTTGGAGCGCTGCTCCACCATCCTGATCAAGGGCCAGGAAATGCCTCTGGAGGAACAGTGGAAAGAGGCCTTCCAGACCTCATACATGGACTTGGGGAGCCTGGGGGAGAGAGTGCTGG GTTTCTGTTACATCTATCTAAATGAGAATGAGTTCCCTCGTGGTTACAAGTTTGACTCTGATGAGATGAACTTCACCACGTCTGGTTTGTGTTTTGCTGGACTCATCTCCATGATCGACCCGCCCCGCGCCACTGTGCCTGACGCTGTCATGAAGTGCCGCACGGCTGGAATAAGG GTAGTCATGGTGACAGGTGACCACCCGATCACGGCCAGAGCCATCGCTGCCAACGTTGGCATCATCACAGAGGGCAGTGAGACAGTAGAGGACATCGCTACCAGGAAACGCATCCCAGTGGAGCAGGTCAACAGGAG GGATGCCCGTGCCTGTGTGATCAGTGGTGGTCAGCTGAAGGACATGAGCAGTGAAGAGCTGGACGAAGCGTTGAGGAGTCACCCTGAAATGGTGTTCGCCCGCACCTCCCCCCAGCAGAAACTCATCATCGTGGAGAGCTGTCAGCGCCtg GGCTCCATTGTGGCTGTGACAGGCGATGGGGTGAACGACTCCCCTGCATTGAAAAAGGCAGACATCGGTATTGCCATGGGCATAGCTGGCTCTGATGCAGCTAAGAATGCAGCTGACATGATTCTGCTGGATGACAACTTTGCCTCCATCGTCACAGGGGTGGAGCAGG GCCGTCTGATCTTTGACAACCTGAAGAAATCCATTGCGTACACACTGACCAAGAACATTCCGGAGCTCACACCCTACCTCATCTATATCACTGTCAGTGTTCCTCTGCCATTGGGCTGCATCACCATCCTCATGATCGAGCTGGCCACTGACATT TTTCCCTCTGTGTCTCTGGCCTATGAGAAGGCAGAGAGTGATATTATGCATCTGAAACCCAGAAACCCGCGTAAGGATAGGTTGGTGAACGAATCTCTGGCTGCCTACTCCTACTTCCAGATTG GAGCGATCCAGTCTTTCGCTGGTTTCACAGACTACTTTACAGCGATGGCCCAGGAAGGCTGGTATCCCCTGCTGTGTGTGGGGCTCAGGTCCCACTGGGAGAACGTCCATCTGCAGGACCTGCAGGACAGCTATGGCCaggagtgg ACATACGCCCAGCGTCTGTATCAGCAGTACACCTGCTACACTGTCTTCTTCATCAGTATCGAGATCTGCCAGATCGCTGACGTGTTGATCAGGAAAACCCGCCGTCTGTCCATCTTCCAGCAGGGCTTCTTTAG GAACAAGGTGCTAGTGAGTGCAATCGTCTTCCAGCTGTTACTGGGTAACCTGCTGTGCTACTGCCCAGGGATGCCCAACATTTTCAACTTCATGCCCATTAG GGGCCAATGGTGGTTTGTTCCAATCCCATACGGAATTCTAATCTTTGTCTATGACGAGATAAGAAAGCTGGGGGTCAGAAGACATCCAGGAA GTTGGTGGGACCAGGAGCTGTATTATTGA
- the LOC120031708 gene encoding potassium-transporting ATPase alpha chain 1-like isoform X2 — translation MSKGDSYDMFEMNGEVDVKMKKKKKIKKKDRLEGMKKEMDIDDHEITIEELEMRYTTSVTKGLTSSKAAEVLERDGPNELLPPKGTPEYVKFARQLAGGLQCLMWVAAVICFIAFGIEFSRGTLGCFDDQALVIRDGQKNQINAMDLVVGDLVEIKGGDRVPADIRIIFAQGCKVDNSSLTGESEPQSKTPECTHENPLETKNIAFFSTTCLEGVATGTVINTGDRTIIGRIASLASGVGNEKTPIAIEIEHFVDIIAGLAIFFGFTFFVVAMFIGYAFLEAMIFFMAIVVAYVPEGLLATVTVCLSLTAKRLARKNCVVKNLEAVETLGSTSVICSDKTGTLTQNRMTVAHLWFDNVIHAADTTEDQSGQSFDQSSETWRSLARVAGLCNRAIFKPNQESLPIPRRIVVGDASETALLKFTELAIGNMMEYRERFKKVVEVPFNSTNKFQLSVHELEDPMDLRYLLVMKGAPERILERCSTILIKGQEMPLEEQWKEAFQTSYMDLGSLGERVLGFCYIYLNENEFPRGYKFDSDEMNFTTSGLCFAGLISMIDPPRATVPDAVMKCRTAGIRVVMVTGDHPITARAIAANVGIITEGSETVEDIATRKRIPVEQVNRRDARACVISGGQLKDMSSEELDEALRSHPEMVFARTSPQQKLIIVESCQRLGSIVAVTGDGVNDSPALKKADIGIAMGIAGSDAAKNAADMILLDDNFASIVTGVEQGRLIFDNLKKSIAYTLTKNIPELTPYLIYITVSVPLPLGCITILMIELATDIFPSVSLAYEKAESDIMHLKPRNPRKDRLVNESLAAYSYFQIGAIQSFAGFTDYFTAMAQEGWYPLLCVGLRSHWENVHLQDLQDSYGQEWTYAQRLYQQYTCYTVFFISIEICQIADVLIRKTRRLSIFQQGFFRNKVLVSAIVFQLLLGNLLCYCPGMPNIFNFMPIRGQWWFVPIPYGILIFVYDEIRKLGVRRHPGSWWDQELYY, via the exons ATGAGTAAAGGG GACTCTTACGACATGTTTGAGATGAATGGAGAAGTGGATGTCAAgatgaagaaaaagaagaagataAAGAAAAAGGATAGGCTAGAGGGCATGAAGAAGGAGATGGACATT GATGACCACGAGATCACAATAGAAGAGCTAGAGATGAGGTATACCACCAGTGTTACCAAG gGCCTGACCTCCAGCAAAGCAGCAGAGGTTCTGGAGCGGGACGGCCCCAACGAACTGCTCCCCCCCAAAGGGACCCCAGAGTACGTCAAGTTTGCCCGCCAGCTGGCCGGAGGGCTGCAGTGTCTGATGTGGGTGGCAGCCGTCATCTGCTTCATTGCTTTCGGCATCGAGTTCTCCAGGGGAACCCTTGGCTGCTTTGACGAT CAAGCCCTGGTGATCCGTGACGGGCAGAAGAACCAGATCAATGCCATGGACCTGGTGGTGGGAGACCTGGTGGAGATTAAGGGTGGTGACCGCGTGCCTGCTGACATCCGCATCATCTTTGCCCAGGGCTGTAAG GTGGATAACTCATCTCTGACAGGAGAGTCAGAGCCCCAGAGCAAAACCCCGGAGTGTACCCACGAGAACCCCCTAGAGACCAAGAACATCGCCTTCTTCTCCACCACCTGCCTGGAAG GAGTGGCCACAGGAACGGTCATCAACACGGGTGACCGCACCATCATTGGCCGCATTGCCAGCTTGGCGTCAGGCGTAGGCAATGAGAAGACGCCAATTGCCATAGAGATTGAGCACTTTGTTGACATCATTGCTGGGCTGGCCATCTTCTTTGGCTTCACCTTCTTCGTGGTGGCCATGTTTATCGGCTATGCATTCCTGGAGGCTATGATCTTCTTCATGGCCATCGTGGTGGCCTATGTACCTGAGGGGCTGCTGGCTACTGTCACT gtgTGTCTGTCACTGACGGCCAAGCGTCTGGCCAGGAAGAACTGTGTGGTGAAGAACCTGGAGGCTGTGGAGACCCTGGGCTCCACCTCGGTCATCTGCTCTGACAAGACGGGCACTCTGACCCAGAACAGGATGACCGTGGCCCACCTGTGGTTCGACAATGTGATCCATGCCGCAGACACCACAGAGGACCAATCAGGTCAGAGCTTTGACCAATCATCCGAGACATGGCGATCGTTGGCGAGAGTGGCAGGACTCTGTAACCGGGCCATCTTCAAACCCAACCAGGAGTCTCTGCCTATTCCTAGG AGAATAGTGGTGGGCGACGCCTCAGAGACGGCTCTGCTGAAGTTCACTGAGCTGGCCATAGGGAACATGATGGAATACAGGGAACGCTTCAAAAAGGTTGTTGAAGTACCATTCAACTCCACCAACAAGTTCCAG CTGTCAGTGCATGAGTTGGAGGACCCCATGGACCTGCGCTACCTGCTGGTGATGAAGGGGGCGCCAGAGAGGATCTTGGAGCGCTGCTCCACCATCCTGATCAAGGGCCAGGAAATGCCTCTGGAGGAACAGTGGAAAGAGGCCTTCCAGACCTCATACATGGACTTGGGGAGCCTGGGGGAGAGAGTGCTGG GTTTCTGTTACATCTATCTAAATGAGAATGAGTTCCCTCGTGGTTACAAGTTTGACTCTGATGAGATGAACTTCACCACGTCTGGTTTGTGTTTTGCTGGACTCATCTCCATGATCGACCCGCCCCGCGCCACTGTGCCTGACGCTGTCATGAAGTGCCGCACGGCTGGAATAAGG GTAGTCATGGTGACAGGTGACCACCCGATCACGGCCAGAGCCATCGCTGCCAACGTTGGCATCATCACAGAGGGCAGTGAGACAGTAGAGGACATCGCTACCAGGAAACGCATCCCAGTGGAGCAGGTCAACAGGAG GGATGCCCGTGCCTGTGTGATCAGTGGTGGTCAGCTGAAGGACATGAGCAGTGAAGAGCTGGACGAAGCGTTGAGGAGTCACCCTGAAATGGTGTTCGCCCGCACCTCCCCCCAGCAGAAACTCATCATCGTGGAGAGCTGTCAGCGCCtg GGCTCCATTGTGGCTGTGACAGGCGATGGGGTGAACGACTCCCCTGCATTGAAAAAGGCAGACATCGGTATTGCCATGGGCATAGCTGGCTCTGATGCAGCTAAGAATGCAGCTGACATGATTCTGCTGGATGACAACTTTGCCTCCATCGTCACAGGGGTGGAGCAGG GCCGTCTGATCTTTGACAACCTGAAGAAATCCATTGCGTACACACTGACCAAGAACATTCCGGAGCTCACACCCTACCTCATCTATATCACTGTCAGTGTTCCTCTGCCATTGGGCTGCATCACCATCCTCATGATCGAGCTGGCCACTGACATT TTTCCCTCTGTGTCTCTGGCCTATGAGAAGGCAGAGAGTGATATTATGCATCTGAAACCCAGAAACCCGCGTAAGGATAGGTTGGTGAACGAATCTCTGGCTGCCTACTCCTACTTCCAGATTG GAGCGATCCAGTCTTTCGCTGGTTTCACAGACTACTTTACAGCGATGGCCCAGGAAGGCTGGTATCCCCTGCTGTGTGTGGGGCTCAGGTCCCACTGGGAGAACGTCCATCTGCAGGACCTGCAGGACAGCTATGGCCaggagtgg ACATACGCCCAGCGTCTGTATCAGCAGTACACCTGCTACACTGTCTTCTTCATCAGTATCGAGATCTGCCAGATCGCTGACGTGTTGATCAGGAAAACCCGCCGTCTGTCCATCTTCCAGCAGGGCTTCTTTAG GAACAAGGTGCTAGTGAGTGCAATCGTCTTCCAGCTGTTACTGGGTAACCTGCTGTGCTACTGCCCAGGGATGCCCAACATTTTCAACTTCATGCCCATTAG GGGCCAATGGTGGTTTGTTCCAATCCCATACGGAATTCTAATCTTTGTCTATGACGAGATAAGAAAGCTGGGGGTCAGAAGACATCCAGGAA GTTGGTGGGACCAGGAGCTGTATTATTGA